A region from the Trachemys scripta elegans isolate TJP31775 chromosome 22, CAS_Tse_1.0, whole genome shotgun sequence genome encodes:
- the CNN2 gene encoding calponin-2, protein MSSTQFNKGPSYGLSAEVKSRLAQKYDPQKEAELRIWIESITGKEIGPDFQSGLKDGVILCELMNKLQPGSVRKINRSAQTWHQLENLSNFIKAMVQYGMNPVDLFEANDFFETGNMTQVQVCLLALAGMAKTKGIQSDVDIGVKYSEKQQRNFDDAKMKAGQCVIGLQMGTNKCASQSGMTAYGTRRHLYDPKNQILAPMDHSTISLQMGTNKCASQVGMTAPGTRRHIYDTKMGTEKCDNTSMSLQMGSNQGANQSGQVFGLGRQIYDPKYCPQGNAGDVANAVYDQSTDPPEYHYYREEEGY, encoded by the exons ATGAGCAGCACGCAATTCAACAAGGGCCCGTCCTACGGCTTGTCCGCGGAGGTCAAGAGCAGG CTTGCCCAGAAGTACGATCCCCAGAAGGAGGCTGAGCTGCGGATATGGATCGAGAGCATCACCGGGAAGGAGATCGGCCCCGATTTCCAGTCGGGGCTGAAGGATGGAGTGATCCTCTGCGA GCTCATGAACAAGCTGCAGCCAGGCTCCGTGAGGAAGATCAACCGCTCGGCTCAGACCTGGCACCAG CTGGAGAACCTCTCCAACTTCATCAAGGCCATGGTTCAGTACGGCATGAACCCCGTCGACCTCTTTGAAGCCAACGACTTCTTCGAGACCGGGAACATGACCCAGGTGCAAGTGtgcctgctggctctggcaggcaTG GCAAAGACCAAGGGGATACAAAGCGACGTGGACATCGGGGTGAAATACTCAGAGAAACAACAGAGGAACTTCGATGATGCAAAAATGAAGGCCGGCCAGTGTGTCATCGGGCTTCAG ATGGGCACAAACAAGTGTGCCAGCCAGTCTGGCATGACTGCCTACGGCACCAGGAGACATCTCTATGATCCCAAAAACCAGATCCTGGCCCCCATGGACCATTCCACCATCAGCCTTCAGATGGGCACCAACAAGTGTGCTAGCCAG GTGGGCATGACGGCTCCTGGCACGAGGAGACACATCTACGACACCAAAATGGGCACTGAGAAGTGCGACAACACCTCCATGTCCCTCCAGATGGGCTCTAACCAGGGAGCCAATCAGAGCGGCCAGGTCTTCGGCCTGGGCCGACAGATCTACGATCCCAAGTACTGTCCCCAGGGCAACGCCGGTGATGTGGCCAACGCAGTGTACGACCAGAGCACGGACCCACCGGAGTACCACTACTACCGAGAAGAGGAGGGCTACTGA